Proteins found in one Oribacterium sp. oral taxon 102 genomic segment:
- a CDS encoding ROK family transcriptional regulator produces the protein MEKLTVPATERRRKTRNRIYRFIYSSAEPVTKPQIAEGVGISQPAVQPNLAELLEAGVVSEGELQKSTGGRPPIGYYVDAKSKYSIGAAVSANHIRIVILDLKGKETASDIVRISELDLNRIAEMLQMRIYALTEKYGIPQERLLGLGVTFPGIISEDERYIVQSPTLNMQNVDLGGFKSRFELPVFIENDGSAAAQVEITAAENRTALRNFTYLFLENGVGGAVVVNGREMRGEHNRCGEFGHMILVPNGKPCSCGRNGCAEAYLSTKRISTDFAVSLEEFFSILERERRPAFAEVWEDILYYLALAIHNLHMAFDTEVVLGGMLTEFLPPYLDVLREKLKRLDQSEDCETYLHITECPHYAGMIGAAGHFIRQYIHSL, from the coding sequence ATGGAGAAGCTGACAGTGCCTGCGACCGAGCGCAGGCGGAAGACGCGCAATCGGATCTACCGGTTCATTTACAGCTCGGCGGAGCCGGTGACGAAGCCGCAGATCGCAGAGGGGGTCGGGATATCCCAGCCTGCCGTGCAGCCCAATCTCGCAGAGCTTCTGGAGGCGGGAGTTGTTTCGGAGGGCGAGCTGCAGAAGTCGACCGGCGGGCGTCCGCCGATCGGCTACTATGTAGACGCAAAGTCGAAGTATTCGATCGGGGCGGCAGTATCTGCCAACCATATCCGGATCGTGATTCTGGATCTGAAAGGGAAGGAAACAGCTTCCGATATCGTGCGGATTTCGGAACTGGATCTGAACCGCATCGCGGAAATGCTGCAGATGCGTATTTATGCCCTGACAGAAAAATATGGGATTCCGCAGGAGCGGCTTCTGGGACTGGGAGTGACATTTCCCGGGATTATTTCAGAGGACGAGCGATACATCGTCCAGTCTCCGACGCTCAATATGCAGAATGTGGATCTCGGCGGCTTCAAGAGCCGTTTCGAGCTGCCTGTTTTTATCGAAAATGATGGGAGTGCGGCGGCGCAGGTGGAGATCACCGCGGCGGAAAATCGGACGGCGCTTCGGAATTTCACCTATCTTTTCCTGGAAAACGGCGTCGGCGGAGCGGTCGTCGTCAACGGACGCGAGATGAGGGGAGAGCATAACCGCTGCGGCGAGTTCGGACACATGATCCTCGTGCCGAACGGGAAGCCGTGCAGCTGTGGCAGGAACGGATGCGCGGAGGCGTATCTCAGCACGAAGCGGATCAGCACGGATTTTGCCGTCTCTCTCGAGGAATTTTTCTCGATTCTGGAAAGGGAGCGCCGTCCTGCTTTCGCGGAGGTCTGGGAGGATATCTTATACTATCTGGCACTTGCCATTCACAACCTGCACATGGCGTTTGACACGGAGGTAGTTCTGGGCGGGATGCTGACGGAGTTTCTGCCGCCGTATCTCGATGTTCTGAGGGAGAAGCTGAAACGGCTGGATCAGAGTGAGGACTGCGAGACCTATCTGCATATCACCGAATGTCCGCATTATGCCGGGATGATCGGCGCCGCCGGACATTTCATCCGGCAGTACATTCATTCTCTGTAA
- a CDS encoding substrate-binding domain-containing protein produces the protein MKRKSLLAGVLAGTLAAALSACGGGSAAAPSSAAPASEASSAAETKSDGKKVGISMPTKSLERWNRDGSYLEKQFQEKGFKTETTYADNKVDQQVKDLEGLIADEVDLLVVAAIDGESLSQVLGDAKDANIPVIAYDRLIRNTDAISYYVSFDNYKVGQLQGQFIIDSLKLDEAGSSTFNMEVTAGDPADNNATFFFNGAMDLLKPYIEKGTIRIPSGQDTFEQCGTKQWDTATAMTRMQNILGSNYSDGTKLDIALCSNDSTALGVTQAIESDYAGDGRPLITGQDCDEANLANIVDGKQTMSVYKAVANEAVATLDLGEAILKGEKPDEKLIVDSNWSFDCAYDTTSYDNGRAVIPSYLLTPVAVTKDNIQKELIDTGYYRMDGAYPKALA, from the coding sequence ATGAAACGCAAGAGCTTATTGGCAGGAGTATTGGCGGGGACACTGGCGGCAGCGCTTTCGGCATGCGGAGGCGGCTCCGCGGCAGCACCCTCTTCGGCAGCCCCGGCATCGGAGGCATCGTCCGCTGCAGAGACAAAATCCGACGGGAAGAAGGTCGGGATCTCCATGCCGACCAAGTCTCTGGAGAGATGGAACCGCGACGGCTCCTATCTGGAGAAGCAGTTTCAGGAGAAGGGCTTCAAGACGGAGACGACCTACGCCGATAATAAGGTGGATCAGCAGGTGAAGGATCTCGAGGGGCTGATCGCGGATGAGGTGGATCTTCTCGTCGTAGCGGCGATCGACGGAGAGTCGCTCTCTCAGGTTCTCGGCGATGCGAAGGACGCGAACATTCCGGTGATCGCCTATGACCGGCTGATCAGAAACACAGATGCGATCAGCTATTATGTATCCTTCGACAACTACAAGGTCGGACAGCTGCAGGGACAGTTCATCATTGACTCGCTGAAGCTTGATGAAGCAGGAAGCAGTACCTTCAACATGGAGGTCACGGCGGGAGATCCGGCGGATAACAATGCGACCTTCTTCTTCAACGGCGCGATGGATCTCCTGAAGCCGTATATTGAGAAGGGAACGATCCGCATTCCGTCGGGGCAGGATACCTTCGAGCAGTGCGGAACCAAGCAGTGGGACACTGCTACGGCGATGACGCGGATGCAGAATATTCTTGGCTCCAACTATTCTGATGGGACAAAGCTCGACATCGCGCTCTGCTCCAATGATTCCACAGCGCTGGGCGTCACACAGGCGATCGAGTCAGACTATGCGGGGGACGGCAGGCCGCTGATCACCGGACAGGATTGTGACGAAGCAAATCTGGCAAATATCGTGGACGGAAAGCAGACGATGAGCGTGTATAAGGCGGTTGCGAATGAGGCGGTCGCGACATTGGATCTCGGTGAGGCGATCCTGAAGGGCGAGAAGCCGGACGAGAAGCTGATTGTAGATTCCAACTGGAGCTTCGACTGCGCTTATGATACGACATCCTATGACAATGGCAGGGCGGTCATTCCTTCCTATCTTCTGACGCCGGTTGCCGTCACGAAGGACAATATCCAGAAGGAACTGATCGATACGGGCTACTACAGAATGGATGGAGCATACCCGAAGGCGCTTGCCTGA
- a CDS encoding sugar ABC transporter ATP-binding protein produces MSDYILEMKNITKEYPGVRALNHVNLQVERGEIHALVGENGAGKSTLMNVLSGTIPHGEYSGEILYNGKVCSFHNIHDSEKLGIVIIHQELALIPELTIAENMFLGNERKNSFGRIDWGETYSRAQAEMRRVGLKERSDVLIKDIGTGKQQLVEIAKALSKNVKLLILDEPTSSLNEEDSQMLLDMLLEFRKQGLSSIIITHKLNEVAYCADHITVLRDGSTIETMGNPEHNIDEERIIRGMVGRELSNRYPAREHNAGGEMLFECRNWTVYHPVYTEKCMVRDISFHVNRGEVVGFSGLQGAGRTELAMSLFGRSYGSHISGQEFIHGREVHLKNEQDAIRHGLAYVTEDRKTNGLILSDTIARNTTMAKLSKVADRHGIVDASRENRYAREYMEAMNTKAPSEQQLVGNLSGGNQQKVLLSKWLFADPDILILDEPTRGIDVGAKYEIYCIINDMVKSGKAVVMISSELPELLGMCDRIYVMNEGMMAAEFQAEEATQEKIMSTILKPSV; encoded by the coding sequence TTGTCTGATTATATTCTCGAAATGAAAAATATCACCAAGGAATATCCCGGAGTCAGAGCGCTGAATCATGTCAATCTCCAGGTGGAGAGGGGGGAGATCCACGCACTGGTCGGGGAGAACGGTGCAGGGAAATCTACGCTGATGAATGTCCTGTCCGGTACGATTCCGCACGGCGAATATTCGGGAGAGATTCTGTATAACGGCAAGGTATGCAGCTTCCATAATATCCATGATTCGGAAAAGCTGGGAATCGTCATCATTCATCAGGAGCTGGCGCTGATCCCGGAGCTGACGATCGCTGAGAACATGTTTCTGGGAAATGAGCGGAAAAACAGCTTCGGAAGGATTGATTGGGGAGAGACCTATAGCAGGGCGCAGGCGGAAATGCGGAGGGTAGGCCTGAAGGAAAGGTCTGACGTTCTGATTAAGGACATCGGAACCGGCAAGCAGCAGCTGGTAGAGATCGCCAAGGCGCTTTCCAAGAACGTGAAGCTGCTCATTCTTGATGAGCCGACCTCCTCCTTGAATGAGGAGGATTCGCAGATGCTTCTGGATATGCTTCTGGAGTTCAGGAAGCAGGGGCTGAGCTCCATTATTATTACCCACAAGCTGAATGAGGTTGCCTACTGTGCCGATCACATTACGGTGCTCCGCGACGGCTCGACGATCGAAACCATGGGAAATCCGGAGCACAATATCGACGAGGAGAGGATCATACGGGGGATGGTCGGGCGGGAGCTGAGCAATCGTTATCCTGCCCGGGAGCATAATGCCGGCGGCGAGATGCTTTTCGAATGCAGAAACTGGACGGTCTATCATCCGGTTTATACCGAGAAATGCATGGTCAGGGATATCAGCTTCCATGTCAACAGAGGAGAGGTCGTCGGCTTTTCCGGATTGCAGGGCGCGGGGAGGACGGAGCTCGCGATGTCCTTGTTCGGGAGGAGCTACGGCAGCCATATCTCCGGGCAGGAGTTTATTCATGGCAGAGAGGTTCATCTGAAAAATGAGCAGGATGCGATCCGGCATGGGCTCGCCTATGTTACGGAGGATCGGAAGACGAACGGACTGATCCTTTCCGATACCATCGCCAGAAACACGACGATGGCGAAGCTGTCCAAGGTTGCCGACCGGCATGGGATTGTCGATGCGTCGCGCGAAAACCGCTATGCCAGGGAGTATATGGAAGCAATGAATACCAAGGCGCCGAGCGAGCAGCAGTTGGTCGGAAATCTCTCCGGCGGGAACCAGCAGAAGGTACTCCTGTCCAAGTGGCTGTTCGCCGATCCGGATATCCTGATTCTGGACGAGCCGACCCGGGGGATCGATGTCGGCGCGAAATATGAGATCTACTGCATCATCAACGATATGGTGAAGAGCGGAAAGGCGGTTGTGATGATTTCTTCCGAGCTTCCGGAACTGCTGGGGATGTGCGACCGTATTTATGTCATGAATGAGGGCATGATGGCGGCGGAGTTCCAGGCGGAGGAGGCGACGCAGGAGAAGATCATGAGTACGATTCTGAAGCCCTCTGTCTGA
- a CDS encoding sugar ABC transporter permease, translating into MKASAIIKKYTMIIALVIVFLFFTALTGGRLLQAQNISNLLLQNAYVLVMASGMLLCILTGGNVDLSVGSTLCFAGAAAAKLMGSGVNALFAIAVSLLIGAVIGLAQGYLIGYVHVPPFICTLAGMFLFRGLGRAVLDSRTVNIQNQSYLNIFSSYINIPGLDSPRHCVSALFAGIAVAALLTIVTLNGRRSRIKKGYAAASLGGELARLAVLDALIIWYSSKLMQYKGIPVMLLWILAVVLLFAFLTSSTVFGRYFYAVGGNEKATKLSGIDPRRIYFWAYFLMSLLAALSGLLVSARIGSVDGNMGSSYEMDAIASCFIGGASAYGGSGNIGGVMIGAVLLGVINQGMSIFGLPDQWQYVVKGAVLLAAVVFDVVSNHKTGKS; encoded by the coding sequence ATGAAGGCATCTGCAATCATAAAAAAATATACGATGATTATCGCTTTGGTGATCGTATTCCTCTTCTTTACGGCGCTGACCGGAGGCAGGCTGCTGCAGGCGCAGAACATTTCCAATCTGCTCCTCCAAAATGCCTATGTGCTGGTCATGGCATCCGGCATGCTTCTCTGTATCCTTACGGGAGGCAATGTGGATCTGTCAGTCGGCTCTACGCTCTGCTTTGCCGGCGCGGCGGCGGCGAAGCTGATGGGCTCCGGTGTGAACGCTCTTTTTGCGATTGCCGTTTCGCTTCTGATCGGCGCGGTGATCGGGCTGGCGCAGGGGTATCTGATCGGCTATGTTCATGTGCCGCCCTTTATCTGTACGCTGGCGGGAATGTTCCTCTTTCGGGGACTGGGACGTGCGGTACTGGATTCCAGAACGGTCAATATTCAGAACCAGAGCTATCTGAATATTTTTTCCTCCTATATCAATATTCCGGGGCTGGACAGCCCGCGGCACTGCGTATCGGCGCTGTTCGCCGGAATCGCGGTCGCTGCGCTGCTGACGATCGTGACGCTCAATGGCAGGAGAAGCAGGATCAAGAAGGGCTATGCAGCTGCTTCCCTCGGCGGAGAGCTCGCGCGGCTTGCCGTTCTGGATGCGCTTATCATCTGGTATTCCTCCAAGCTTATGCAGTACAAGGGGATTCCGGTCATGCTGCTCTGGATCCTTGCCGTCGTACTTCTTTTCGCATTCCTTACCTCCTCTACCGTGTTTGGACGTTATTTCTATGCGGTTGGCGGCAATGAGAAGGCGACGAAGCTTTCCGGTATCGACCCGAGGCGGATTTACTTCTGGGCATACTTTCTGATGAGTCTCCTCGCGGCGCTGTCCGGACTTCTGGTTTCCGCGAGAATCGGTTCTGTGGATGGAAATATGGGAAGCTCCTACGAGATGGATGCCATTGCCTCATGCTTTATCGGCGGCGCTTCCGCATATGGCGGCTCCGGCAACATCGGCGGCGTTATGATCGGTGCGGTTCTGCTGGGTGTCATCAATCAGGGAATGTCGATTTTCGGGCTTCCCGATCAATGGCAGTATGTCGTCAAGGGGGCTGTTCTCCTCGCGGCAGTTGTCTTCGATGTCGTATCCAACCATAAGACAGGTAAATCATGA
- the xylB gene encoding xylulokinase: MYYIGVDLGTSAAKLLLMDEKGAILNIVSKEYPLFFPKPGWAEQNPEDWMRAVRAGIPELVSGIDRADIAGIGCGGQMHGLVVLDESDRVIRPAILWNDGRTQVETEYLNREIGRERLAALTGNIAFAGFTAPKLLWMRKQEPENFTRIRRIMLPKDYINYCLTGVHATDYSDASGMLLLDVCNKRWSEEMLRICGVAPEQLPRLYESYEAIGTLRPVMAEALGLPETVRVAAGAGDNAAAAIGCGVVGQGGCNISLGTSGTIFLSSERFRADSGNALHSFVHADGGWHFMGCMLSAASCNKWWMDEILRTREYSGEQAGITEERLGRNHVYYLPYLMGERAPHNDPDARSCFIGMTMDTGRETMTQAVLEGVAFGLRDSLEAAKKLGVCPSSSMLCGGGAKSPIWRRILANILNIRLTIPETEQGPGYGGAILAAVACGAYPSVRAAAAALVHVTGTVEPDPLIAARYEEKYRNYRSLYPALRDIFPRL, translated from the coding sequence ATGTATTATATCGGAGTGGATCTGGGCACGTCTGCGGCGAAGCTTCTTCTGATGGATGAAAAGGGCGCGATTCTCAATATTGTTTCGAAGGAGTACCCACTCTTTTTCCCGAAGCCGGGTTGGGCGGAGCAGAATCCGGAGGACTGGATGCGGGCGGTGCGGGCGGGCATCCCGGAGCTGGTTTCCGGCATCGACAGAGCTGATATAGCCGGCATCGGCTGCGGCGGGCAGATGCACGGGCTGGTCGTGCTCGACGAAAGCGATCGGGTGATCCGTCCGGCAATCCTCTGGAATGACGGCAGGACGCAGGTAGAAACCGAGTATCTGAATCGGGAGATCGGACGGGAACGCCTCGCGGCGCTGACCGGAAATATCGCCTTTGCCGGTTTTACGGCGCCGAAGCTTCTCTGGATGCGGAAGCAGGAGCCGGAAAATTTCACGCGGATCAGAAGGATCATGCTTCCGAAGGATTATATCAACTATTGTCTGACCGGCGTGCATGCTACGGACTATTCGGATGCGTCCGGCATGCTGCTGCTGGATGTTTGTAATAAGCGCTGGTCGGAGGAAATGCTTCGGATCTGCGGTGTTGCGCCGGAGCAGCTGCCGCGGCTCTATGAAAGCTATGAAGCGATTGGGACGCTGCGCCCTGTGATGGCGGAGGCGCTCGGGCTTCCGGAGACGGTTCGTGTGGCTGCCGGCGCGGGAGACAATGCCGCCGCCGCGATCGGCTGCGGCGTCGTCGGACAGGGAGGCTGCAATATTTCCCTCGGAACCTCGGGCACCATCTTCCTCTCCTCGGAGCGCTTCCGTGCCGATTCCGGAAATGCACTGCATTCTTTTGTACATGCGGACGGAGGCTGGCACTTCATGGGCTGTATGCTTTCGGCAGCATCCTGTAATAAATGGTGGATGGACGAAATCCTCCGGACGAGGGAGTACAGCGGGGAGCAGGCGGGCATTACGGAGGAGAGGCTCGGCCGGAATCATGTTTATTACCTTCCGTACCTGATGGGAGAGCGCGCGCCGCACAATGATCCGGATGCGAGGAGCTGCTTCATCGGCATGACAATGGATACGGGGCGGGAGACCATGACGCAGGCGGTGCTGGAGGGTGTGGCATTCGGACTTCGGGACTCGCTGGAGGCAGCGAAGAAGCTCGGCGTCTGCCCGTCGTCCAGCATGCTCTGCGGCGGCGGTGCGAAGAGTCCGATCTGGCGGCGGATACTCGCGAACATCCTGAATATCCGTCTGACGATTCCGGAGACTGAGCAGGGACCGGGCTATGGCGGCGCCATTCTGGCGGCTGTTGCCTGCGGCGCATACCCCTCCGTGCGTGCCGCTGCTGCGGCGCTGGTTCATGTGACAGGCACGGTAGAGCCGGATCCGCTCATCGCTGCCCGCTATGAGGAAAAGTATCGGAATTACAGGAGCCTGTATCCGGCGCTTCGGGACATTTTCCCGAGGCTCTGA
- a CDS encoding L-fucose/L-arabinose isomerase family protein, with the protein MKNIPEIKVGLVAVSRDCFPAPLAVNRRRAVMEAYGRKYRAAELYECPVTIVESETDMTDALEDVKAHGCNAVCVYLGNFGPEIAETLLAKHFDGPVMFSAAAEESQDKLGVAGRGDAYCGMLNASYNLALRNTRAWIPENPVRDAEGVADNIHDFLPIARVRIGLDGLKIISFGPRPQNFLACNAPIKQLYNLNVEIEEESELDLFEAYRKHYAPEEFRLDAIVVERQNREIAEIKADMMRELHIETPSEKQHEMLDKFAAYEATLLDWIEANRGSRKYVALATKCWPAFEDMFRFVPCYVNSRLTGRGIPVSCEVDIYGALSEYIGTCISEESVTLLDINNSVPADMYAEGIKGNYDYKPTDVFMGFHCGNTCSGRLVQPHIGYQKIMANTHPAEWCDGTMEGDIQPGEITFYRLQSTADARLRAYAAEGEVLPLATRSFGSIGVFAIREMGRFYRYELLEKNYPHHGAVMFGHYGRTLYETLRFIGVEAAEIGYNRPAGDRYPDENPWGTL; encoded by the coding sequence ATGAAGAATATTCCGGAGATCAAGGTGGGACTTGTCGCAGTCAGCCGAGACTGCTTTCCAGCGCCGCTTGCCGTCAACCGGAGAAGGGCGGTTATGGAGGCGTATGGGAGGAAATACAGGGCGGCGGAGCTCTATGAGTGCCCGGTCACGATCGTCGAGAGCGAGACCGATATGACGGATGCGCTCGAGGATGTGAAGGCGCACGGCTGCAATGCGGTCTGCGTCTATCTGGGAAACTTCGGGCCGGAGATCGCGGAGACGCTGCTTGCGAAGCACTTCGATGGGCCGGTGATGTTCAGCGCTGCTGCGGAGGAATCGCAGGACAAGCTTGGCGTGGCGGGAAGAGGCGATGCCTACTGCGGGATGCTGAACGCCTCCTACAATCTGGCTCTTCGGAATACGAGGGCATGGATCCCGGAGAACCCGGTGCGGGATGCGGAGGGGGTAGCAGATAATATCCATGATTTCCTGCCGATTGCGAGAGTCCGGATCGGGCTGGACGGGCTGAAAATCATTTCCTTCGGTCCGAGACCGCAGAACTTCCTGGCATGCAATGCGCCGATCAAGCAGCTCTATAATCTGAATGTAGAGATCGAGGAGGAATCGGAGCTGGATCTCTTCGAGGCGTACCGGAAGCATTATGCGCCGGAGGAATTTCGGCTGGACGCGATAGTCGTAGAGAGGCAGAACAGGGAGATCGCGGAGATCAAGGCGGATATGATGCGGGAGCTTCATATCGAGACGCCAAGTGAAAAGCAGCATGAGATGTTGGACAAGTTCGCCGCCTATGAGGCGACGCTTCTGGACTGGATCGAAGCGAACAGAGGATCCCGTAAATATGTGGCGCTTGCCACGAAGTGCTGGCCGGCGTTTGAGGACATGTTCCGCTTTGTGCCGTGCTATGTGAACAGTCGTCTGACAGGACGCGGCATTCCGGTTTCCTGTGAAGTCGATATCTACGGCGCGCTTTCGGAATATATTGGAACCTGCATTTCGGAGGAATCCGTCACGCTTCTGGATATCAACAATTCCGTGCCGGCGGATATGTATGCGGAGGGGATCAAGGGGAACTACGACTACAAGCCGACAGACGTATTTATGGGCTTCCACTGCGGGAATACCTGCTCGGGCAGGCTGGTGCAGCCGCATATCGGTTATCAGAAGATCATGGCGAATACGCATCCTGCGGAGTGGTGCGACGGTACGATGGAGGGCGATATTCAGCCCGGTGAGATCACCTTCTACAGACTTCAGTCCACGGCGGACGCAAGGCTCCGCGCATATGCGGCGGAGGGAGAGGTGCTGCCGCTTGCGACCCGCTCCTTCGGCTCAATCGGCGTCTTCGCGATCCGGGAGATGGGACGCTTCTACCGCTATGAGCTGCTCGAAAAGAACTATCCGCATCACGGTGCGGTAATGTTCGGGCATTACGGCAGAACGCTGTATGAGACGCTGAGGTTCATCGGCGTCGAGGCGGCGGAGATCGGCTACAATCGTCCGGCGGGCGACCGTTATCCGGACGAGAATCCGTGGGGAACGCTGTAG
- a CDS encoding DUF3881 family protein, with amino-acid sequence MHKFLRSIGFSGLRDDYEVDAYLDRAVHEKNRTHIVSMGRGRTLEQYQLQVAPSMGLTVVGQRDENGSFRRDYYFPYVRSYDGTLTEEGAAERHAERETYAGVLEDFRTGITLIFYLCNSVQLRELRRMRIPVRPRQAFLTGLAVEGKILFPLEKREGDEERRMRQQREQRALHEAARDGDEDAIETLTETDMNLMSEVSRRIETEDLYTLVESSFMPTGVECDQYTVLGEITGIRVKENIYTHENVVDLQLNCNEAVFHVCINEADLIGVPAIGRRFKGEVWMQGEMEFTKLPEENAASPERQAE; translated from the coding sequence ATGCATAAATTTTTACGTTCAATAGGTTTTTCAGGGCTGCGCGACGATTATGAGGTGGATGCTTATCTGGATCGCGCAGTTCACGAGAAGAACCGCACGCATATCGTCTCCATGGGGAGGGGCAGAACGCTGGAGCAGTATCAGCTTCAGGTAGCGCCGTCGATGGGACTCACGGTCGTGGGGCAGCGCGATGAAAACGGCAGCTTCCGGCGCGACTATTACTTTCCCTATGTGAGGAGCTATGACGGGACGCTGACCGAGGAGGGAGCCGCAGAGCGCCATGCGGAGCGGGAGACCTATGCCGGCGTGCTGGAGGATTTCCGCACAGGGATCACCCTGATCTTCTATCTCTGCAACTCGGTGCAGCTTCGTGAGCTTCGCCGGATGCGGATTCCGGTGCGGCCGCGGCAGGCATTTTTGACCGGGCTCGCTGTGGAGGGGAAGATCCTCTTCCCGCTGGAGAAACGTGAGGGAGATGAGGAGCGCCGGATGCGGCAGCAGAGAGAGCAGCGGGCACTGCATGAGGCGGCGCGGGACGGGGACGAGGACGCGATCGAGACGCTGACGGAGACGGATATGAATCTGATGTCCGAGGTTTCCCGCCGTATTGAGACGGAGGATCTGTATACGCTGGTGGAGTCCTCCTTCATGCCGACCGGGGTGGAGTGCGACCAGTATACGGTGCTGGGCGAGATCACGGGTATCCGCGTCAAGGAGAATATCTATACGCATGAGAATGTCGTGGATCTTCAGCTGAACTGCAATGAGGCTGTCTTCCATGTCTGCATCAACGAGGCGGATCTGATCGGCGTTCCGGCGATCGGGCGGCGCTTCAAGGGAGAGGTCTGGATGCAGGGGGAGATGGAATTCACAAAGCTCCCGGAGGAGAATGCTGCTTCTCCGGAGAGGCAGGCGGAGTAG